A section of the Methanofollis sp. genome encodes:
- a CDS encoding PPC domain-containing DNA-binding protein, translating into MQYTEGRVGRVFSLRIDDGEDVLAELTRFVGEKGIACGMVQVLGALGDGRVVTGPERPVFPPVPHVETVAGGWKVVGTGTVYPGEEGPALHLHVAAGRGEATRAGCLRERAAVYLVVEAVVVEFVGMAAERVLDDRTGVHLPVFGGG; encoded by the coding sequence ATGCAGTACACCGAAGGCAGGGTGGGCCGGGTCTTCTCCCTGCGGATCGACGACGGCGAGGACGTCCTGGCGGAACTCACCCGCTTTGTCGGGGAGAAGGGGATCGCCTGCGGCATGGTCCAGGTGCTCGGGGCGCTTGGGGACGGCAGGGTCGTCACCGGGCCGGAGAGGCCGGTCTTCCCGCCCGTCCCCCATGTGGAGACGGTCGCCGGCGGCTGGAAGGTCGTCGGCACCGGCACGGTCTACCCCGGCGAGGAGGGTCCGGCCCTCCACCTCCATGTCGCCGCCGGGAGGGGGGAGGCGACGCGGGCGGGGTGTCTCCGGGAGCGTGCGGCCGTCTACCTCGTCGTGGAGGCGGTGGTCGTGGAGTTCGTCGGCATGGCGGCAGAGAGGGTGCTCGACGACCGGACAGGCGTGCACCTCCCGGTCTTCGGGGGAGGGTGA